Within Paenibacillus albicereus, the genomic segment AGCTTCAACGCAATGCCGGATTGTTTAAGGAACTGAAGCAGCGGTCCGGATTTTCCGCTTATGACTACTACACGCTCGGAAATGAAGCGGCTGTCGCAAAAAACTTTGCGAAAGCCATCTATTATTATGAGCGCTCATTGAAAAAGCAAAAAAACGCTTTGAACTCATCCTGGTATCCGCATTGCGTCATTTCGCTCATCCATGCTTATTTGCAGATGGAGAGGCTTACGGATGCGTGGGCATTGCTTGAGGAACGCCTCTATCTTTGGAATGAATATCCGGAGTACATGTTTTTCAAAGCTGCTATCTTCCATCATTTAGGATTTATTGACGATGCCGCCGCCTCCTATAAAGAAGCGATCGCAACAGCGTCTGCAAAATCAGAAAAGTCCCATCGCTTTTATCTTGAAAGCGCAGAATATGCATCGACCATTCCAATGCGCAAGCTATATTCCATCTATGAATGGAAAAAAAGCTGGCCTGATGCCATCTATTACTTGACGCAGCTGCTCGTTCAAGACATTCACGATTACAATGCACTTCGCTCCTTGCTCATGATTCTCGCACGAGAGGAACAACCCACGCAGATTGCGGCATTCTTGAGCAAGCTTTATGATCCGAACAATACCAAGCATCAATATATTTTATTCAGAGCATCTCTCTCCAACAAGCAGACCGAATTATGCCGCTACTTTTTTGAACATCTGAGCGATCCGTTCATGCTAAGCTCGGAAGATCAGCTCGACTACTGCTTTCTAATCGAAGATGAGGAAGGTTATCGAAGCGTGTTTGACCGCTTGAACGGAGTGCTCCCGAATGAACGGACCGCCATGCTGCATCTACTGGCATCCACTAGCTGGGGGTTTGAGCTTCCTTGGAAGCTGAATCCAGCGGGTACGGATGAAGATTCGCCGGACAAGCTTACCTTCCTCGAGTCGATGCTGAGCGGCCGCCTCGCTCCCGAAGAGCTTGCTCCGGAAAAAAGAAAACTAGCCTTGGCTGTTCTGAGCCTCTGCTACGAGTACCATCGCTACGAGCGCTTCGACGCTCTCATTCAGCGTTATGCGCATGATTTTGTTTTAAGCGAGGTCGCTGATTTCATGTTTGCGCAGCATCAAACCGGCATCGCCTTGAATTATTATTCCTTGCTGCTGGATCAAGGCGTAGCTTTATCAGCTAAAAACTTGGAGCATTTGGCGCTGTATCATCTTCAACAAGGCTTCACTGCAGAGGGCCTCGCTTTTTTGGAAGCTGCTATAGAAAAAAGTCCGGACTCCATTTACCTGTACGTCCAATATTTGCAAGCTAGCGCCAAGGACGAGAAGTACCGCGAAATACAGCAGAAGCTGCTTCGGCAAATGCCGGCAGCCCGTAAAATGCCTCCGTTTCGAAAAATTCTGGCTTAGGCAAGCGGAACAAAGAATTTCCCCCCATTCGAACCAAAACGAGACGAATCCGAGCTGTTCTCGGATCCGTCTCGTTTTAATTCTAGCTAGTTCCTCTTGTCGATAAAGAAGCTCTGGGCCCCATAACCTTCATAAGCATTTCGGCCTTGTCTGGATTGCTGTATGCGAAGCAGCGTTTCTGCAGCTTCTGTTTTGAGCCGGCTCATATGGTGCAGCAGGAGCTGATCATGGGCTTGCAGGCCTCGAATGATGGCACGATCTTCGACACTTGCCTCGGCTCCGTCATAAAGGCGTTGAAGCGTCTCCTCGCGAAGATCAATTAAGGCGACAAATTCCTCATAATCCGCCACTGAAGCTCGTGAAAGGAGGGAATCGGTCGCGGTTGCGAGCCGCTTCAACTCGGACGTCAAGGATGCAGATTCGTTCATGCCTGCTTTTGAATGGAAGAAGGCGACGCGATCTGCTTCCATGCATCCCTGAGCTCCATAAGATGATGAAGTGCTTCTTCCGCAGGAGCGGTCTTTTTATACACGTTGGCTTGAATGAGCTGATGAAGCACATATTCATAGATCCGAACGAGGTCTTTGGAGATCGGATATGAAAAATTCAGCGAGGCCATCAGCTCATTAACGATTGCCTCTGCCTTGCAGTAGCCCAAATTGGCTTGTTCGTAATTTTGGATGGCCGTAGCTTCCATACCTTGTCTAGTGAAGCGAATTGCGCCATCATACAACATGAGTACGAGCTGAATAGGCGTAGCTGTCTCGGCTGATCTCTGCTGGTAGGTCTGGTAGGGAGAATAAAGCAAGCCGGATCACTCCTTATACAAAGCTGGAAAAGGACGACGACTGGGAACTGTAGCGGTTCATCGCGGTTTCCATAGCCGTGAACTGCTTATAATACTGGTTTTCCTTGCGAATCAGATAACCGTTCATATCCGATATTTTTGTATCTAGAGCTCGAAGCTGCTCACCCAGAACGGAATTGCTTTTAAAGGTGGAGTTTTTATCGGAGCTGTAAGCGGATGTTCCTGCTTTATCCGATAGTGCCGTCAATGCATCCATCAGCGTCGTGCTGAGCCGTTGAAATATGCCGTAGTCCTTATTGGTGGCGATTCCAGTACCAGGCGTAGATGGAGCCGTGCTCGGCTTAGCCATGAAAAGGGCGATGACTTCGTCCGGATTGCTCTCAATCATGGAACGCAGCTTGTTCTCGTCCTCGATATAGAGCTTGCCGTGTTCGCTCCATTGGCCAGTCACGATGCCAATGGACTGTACCGTCAATATCGGAGAGCCGGATCCGGTATCGACTGTCGAGCTTAGAGATGTCCTCATGCCATTGACCAGCGAACTCAAGGCGGAATCCCCTTTAAGCAGGCCACTTTTGGCCTTAGTCTCCCACAGCGTAATTTCGTTTTCCTTCATGTCCGCTTTTTGTTCCTCAGTGAGCGGAGAGAAGTTGCGGTACCGCTGTTCGTTCAGCTTGCCATTCACCTTATCAAGGATGGAATTATAGTCGGCAACAAATGATTTAAGGGTCGAAACGATCGCATCCGTGTCGACTCGCGAGGTGACGGTGCTTTCTCCGTTCGTTCCTGATTCGGCTTTCAAAAGCAAATTGTAACCGTTGACGCTGACGGTATTGGTTTTGGATGTTTGTACGATTCCATTGACCGTGTAGGAAGCATCCTTGCCTGAAACTTTAACAGGTTTGACGGTCGCGTCGTCTACAATGATGGAATCGGCTTTGACGGTGATGGCCCCCGCTCCGGTTGAATTGCTGCGGAATGATATCTCTCCGTTGGCTCCAACCATGGCTGTGACGTTCAATTCTTTGTCAGCATTGATCCTGGCCAGCACGTCGCTGACAAGATCCGAATCGGAGATGGCAAAGGATCGGTTGATTGCCCCATTGCCGACTTCAATGGCAGTGCTTTTGGGCGTCGCTCCCGTCTTGTGCAAGTCAGCCATGGTCGTGGCCGGCGTAACGGCGGATGCTCCTGTCTGTCCTAGATAGGTTGCCGATGTGGCAAGGCTGTTGACCGACACGCTGATGGATCCGGAAGCGCCGCTGTTGGTTGATGTAATGGATACAGCTGCCGTATTGCCGGACAATTGCGAGGTTTTGGCACTCATGGAATTAAGCGTATTATACTGAGACAGCTTGTTATTCCGGAAGTCTACCAGCGATGTACTGACATCCCGAAATTGTTCCTGCTGCCAGGTCAGGCTGGTCTGGTTCTGCTTCAGCTTGTCCAGCTTGGTTCGTTCCGCCTTCATAAGCTGCTTGACGATGGCATCAATGTCAAGGCCTGAGTTAAAGCCTGAAATGCGTAATCCCGCCATGATCTTGCCCCTTTCTAGATCCGGGTATCGACGAGCAGACCTGCGATTTCCATCAGTTTCGCGGCCACATCCAGCGTTTTTTCAGGAGGAACCTCGCGGATAAGCTCGTTTGTATCCTTATTCAATACCTTAATCATGATAGCATTTGTTTCTTTGTGGACTGAAAATTCCACTTTTGTATGAGGGCCTTCCATGGCTTTGATGGCTCGGTCGACTGCTTTAATCTTCTGCTCGTCCGAGACGGTAGGCTTAATGCCCCGCAGCTCGGCCAGCCGAAGCGCATCGGTCGTATTGATGACCATTGATTTGTCGATTCCTTCTCTGGACGGTGCCAGAGCCGTCTTCGCGGGCGGCTGCATCATGCTGTTCATGGACGGAAAGTTTGATACGTTCATGGACATTGTTTTTGCTCCTTTTGAGGACTCATATAAGATTTTATCGGTTGATCTTTTCTTCAATATAATAGCTGCCGCTGGCATTTGCTCAACCGCCCTAATCTTCGGCCCCGCTCTCTAGTTGTTCAAAAGCCACCACATACAATGTAATCATCGGACTATTCCAGGTTATTTTCATGGGACTCGGTAATTATCTTCAAGCACTGGAGCAGGTTCCCTTGACCTAGAACAACGTATTTTAAACTGTTCGTTCCAAGGCCATTAGGAACATTCATCAGCAACCAAGAAGGCACGTTCCATTTTTAGTTCCTCATGCTCCTTGCCGAGTTGAAACTTATCGCTAGGATGACGGCGCTTCTTTCAACGCGGCAAACAGAAGGGAAATCTTCTTTTGATTGGATTGTGTAGTGAACATGATTTTGCTGCTAAGGCAAAGAGACCTTAGAACGAATCTAAGGTCTCTCAGGATACAGCGTCTGTTTTTAGCGGAGCAGGGAAAGTACGCCTTGCGGAGCCGAATTCGCTTGCGCCAGCATCGATTGCGAAGCTTGCAGAAGGATGTTGTTCTTCGTGAGTTGAACCATTTCCTTCGCCATGTCGGTGTCGCGGATGCGGGATTCGGAAGCTGTCAGGTTCTCGGTCGTCGTGCCCAAGTTGTTGGACGTGTATTCCAGACGGTTCTGAACTGCACCAAGCTTGCCGCGTTCCGTAGCGACTGCAGAAATTGCGTCGTTGATAGAAGCCAGTCCAGAAGCGGAGCTCAGGGAACCGAAAGATGTCGTCGTAATCGAACCGATCGTGATGAGCGTACCTTTATCGTCGGTCACGATGCCAGCGCCGGTCGTGATACTCTTGCCGTTGAACGTCGTGTTCGTAAGGATGTTGCTGATCTGGGAGGAGAGAGCCGTCAGTTCCTCACCGATGTTGTTCTTATCAGCCGTTTGGTATGTGCCGTTGTCCTTTTGGATGTTCAGCTCTTTCATGCGCGTCAGCATCGCGGAAACTTCGTTCAGCGCACCCTCAGCCGTTTGCACGAAGGAGATGCCGTCTTGCGTGTTGCGCTGAGCTTGCTCCAGGCCGCGGATCTGGCCGCGCATGTTCTCGGAGATGGACAGGCCGGCAGCGTCGTCAGCCGCGCGGTTGATGCGCAGGCCGGAGGACAGCTTCTCCATGTTCTTGCTGGAAGCCGTTTGGTTCAGGCCCATATTGCGGTTCGTATTGATGGCAGAAATGTTGTGGTTGATAATCATGATTGAGTTCCTCCCTGAAATTGAATGATAGTCCCACTTCCTTGTGGTAAATCAGCTTTAGGTCGGCCGCCCTTAGCTGATCTACTCTATTTATCGGGAGGATTCCGGTTTTAGTTTATAGCGATTTCGGTAATTTTAGCGATTGGAATTGATTTCTCAGGTCAGCGATGGAAACGTCCTGCTGGACCGCGCCGCGATTCGTCTCCGCGATCTCTTGGTACAGCTCCTTGCGCAGGATCGTGACGTCCCGCGGAGCGGAGATGCCGAGCTTGATGCCGTCGCTGCCGACCTCCAGCACGGTCAGCTCGATATCCGGTCCGATAAGGATCGATTCGCCCTTGCGGCGTCCGAGCACAAGCATCAGAATTCCTCCTTTCCGGCGGCAAGGGAAGGCTGCAGCAAGCTATGGCGGGTCGAGTAAGAGGTTCCCTCCAGAATGACTTGAGCCGCTTCCCCCGTACGAACGTTGAAGACGATCGGAGCGATCAGGTTGAGCGTCGCGCCTGCAAGATCTCCTTGGATGCTGACGATGTTGAGCACCCGCACGTCCTCGATCTGCTGAAGGCTCAGCTCCTTTTCCGCCTGCTCCGGCAGGTTGAATTCATAATTCGGATAAAAAGCGAACGGATCGGCCGCGACGAAGGCGAGGCCTCCTTCCTCCAGCGATTGGAGGTGGAACAGCGGGCTGTCTTCCACCGGAATGAGCGCATAGTCCTTATATGCCGGGAACCCGGGAATTCCCGACGGGAACGTGTAGATTTCTTTGTCGCGAACGTCGAGAGGACCGAAGCGGGCCGTTTCAATAATCATGGGATTCCACTCTCCTATTAAATTCGTTGAGAACCGGATAAAAAAGAAAGAGCAACAAAATCGTCAGTCCGATTTTATCGCTCTTTTCATAGAGGCTGCAACGTTGGCTTCCTGCGGCGGTCAGCCATCAAGCCCTCAGCTCGACCGCCGGCGGAGGCGTGACGAAGACCTTCGGATATTGAGTGACGGCGTACTGCACCGAGGCAGGCGCGTAATCGACCTCCGGCCGATACGTCTGCACCTGGATGTCGACCTCGCCCGGAGTAAGGCTGATCTCCGGCTTGCGGACCTCGAAGTTGATGCGGGTGTTGAACAGCGAAGCCGGTCCGAACACTTGTCGAGGCGCTTGCTCCCGAATAGCCTCCGATAAAGCGACGTCGGGAAGAGGATTCTCTTTCACCTGCAAGTCGGCGATCTGCCGCCACTTTTGGATCGTGCGGGCGGCATGCTGCTGCATGACGGCCGGCGTATCCGAATAAATCCGCTGGATGAACGCCTCCGGCTTGCCGCCGTTGATGGCGTTCCAAGTAGCCGTCTGATCGATCTGCAGCTCCGGACGAAAAGACTCGATCTCCAGCGATGGACGCGTCGTCTGCACGCTGACCTCCGGGCGGGGCTGCCGGATCTCGACCTGGGCTTTGCGGGACTGGATGTCAAGGCGAACGGGCTGCGACTCGATCTGGAGCTGCGGCAGCCTCATCCTAGTTCAGGAAATTGACGAGCGAAGGCTGGATGATCTTGGCGCCGACCGATAGAGAGGCCTGATAGACGTTCTGGCTGACGGCAGAGTCCAGGAAAAGCTTCTCGACGTCGGCATCCTCGGTCTTGGACTGCAGCGCCGTCAGGCTGACGTTCAGATCGGTCAGACGGTTGCCCATCAGCTCGGTGCGGTTCGTGCGCGCTCCATTTTCCGCGCGGGCGGAAATGACCTTGTTCAGTCGGCTCTTGATGTTCTCCAGCTCCGCTCCTACCGCCGAATAGTTCGCGGAGGAGAGCGCCCCGTCCAGACGGTCGAAGATGGAGAAGACGTTGTCCGACGTCCCCGCGGCATCCGCTTCGCCGAAAATGGAGGACGCATGCAGATTGACGTTCATCGTGATCGATTCGCTGATGGCATACGTGACGTCGGCGGCATCGGCCGCGACGGCCTTGGCGTCGAAGCCGGCGGCTCCGGTGTCATACGGCTTGCGATCGAACATCTGCCCGGCAAAGACGTACTTGCCGTTGAAGCTGCTGTTGGCGATGTCGAGCATCTGGTTTTTCAGCTCGCTGATCTCCTTGTTGATGGCGTCCAGGGAGCTCTGGGTATTGGTACCCGTCGAGCCTTGGGTCGCTAGCGTCGTAAGACGCTGCAGAATCTCCCCCGCCTGGTTCATCTGGCTGTCATTGAAGTCAAGCCACGACTGAGCCGAGGCGACGTTGCTCTGATACTGCGTATTGGCGGACAAGTCCGACCGGTAGCGGAGGCCATACGTGATGCCGACCGGATCGTCGGACGCCTTGTTGATCTTGCGTCCGGTCGCGATCTGGTCCTGCTGGGTCGACATCCGGTTCATGTTGGTGTTGAGGTTGCTCATCAGCTGGGCATGCATCATGCCCTGGGTGACGCGAAGAGCCATCTCGTTCATCTCCTTTGCACGGATTAGCGGCCGACTTGACCGGTTCCGTTGATCAGCTTCTCCAGCAGCTCGTCCATCGTCGTCATGAAACGAGCCGCGGCGTTGTAGGCGTTTTGGAACTTGATCATGTCGGACATCTCTTCGTCGGTGGAGACGCCGCTGACGGACTGGCGGCTGCTGTTCGCCTGGTCCACCATCGCAGAGGCGTTGGCATACTGGCGCCGCGCTTCCTGAGACTGGACGCCGACCTGACCGATCATCGCGTTGTAATAGCTGCCTATGGTGGCCGATGAAACGGCGCCGCCGGTCGAGGTCAGATCCATCGTGAACGCTTTGTCCTTGGCCTCGCCGAGAAGCAGCGCCAGCGTATTGTTGCCCTTGACGACCGTCGTGACGCCGGCGGCGTCGGTCGTCGTACGCATGGAACCGGCAATCAGGTTGGAGTCGGCGTTGATCGCCGGGTTGAGTCGGATGCTGCCGGCCGTAATGCCCGAAGCGCCGCCTGCGGCGTCAAAGGTAAAGAAGTCGAGACCGGCCGTAGCCGGCTCCTGAAGCGTATAGCCGAGCTTGTGGAGGCCGTTGATGCCTTGTACGGTCATGACCGTATCCTCGGTCAGCGGCACCGTCGTGCCCGGCAGCACGGAGCCCTTCGGCACGGTCACTTGAAACTCGCCGTTGGCCAATGTCTGCGCCAGCTGGTCGAGCTTGTCGCGCAGGCCGCGCACGTTCGTGTCGCGCGCCTTGAAGGTGCCGTGAATCTCGCCGCCGCTGAGGTCGCCGGCCTGATAGGCGGCTTCGAGCGACGCTCCGGTCAGCGTCTCGGCCTCCGTCCCGCTGACGAGGCCCGCATTGCCCATGTTGATGACATAGCCGTCGTCCGTGTCCGTCACGGTGACGTTGACGAGCTTCGACAGCTCATCCGTCAGCAGGTCGCGCTTGTCGCGCAGGTCGTTGGCGTTGTCGCCGAGTCCTTCCATGCGCTTGATCTGGCCGTTGAGATCGGCGATCGAGCTGAGCAGCGAGCTGGCCTGAGTCGCCTTGGTATCGGCGCTGCCGGTCAGGTCGGCGTCGAGATCGGTCAGCTGGCGGCTCAGCTGGTTGAAGGAATCGGTCAGCGCGACCGCCGTCTGCTTGACGATCTGGCGGTTCGTGATGTTCTCCGGGTCCTTGCTCAGATCGGACCAGGACGACCAGAACTTCTCCATCAGCGTGCGGATGCCCGTGTCGGAAGGCTCGTTGACGACCTTCTCGAGCTTGTCGAGCGTCTCGGCCTGGATCTGCCAGCTGCCCTGGTACTTGCTTTCGCTCCGGTACTGATCGTCGAGGAATGCGGTGCGGATGCGGTTGATGGAGGACGCCTCCACGCCGGAGCCGAGCTGGCCCGCTGCCGTCGAGCGGGAAAAGCCGAACGGCTCCATCGGCGTCGCGGCGCTCATGCCGACGCGCTGACGGGTGTAGCCGGCGGTATTGGCGTTGGAAATATTGTGGCCGACGGTGTTCAAAGCCGTCTGCTGGGTAAACAGACTCCGCTTGGCGGTTTCGATTCCGTGGAACGTGGATGCCATGGGGCGGTCCTCCTCTAGCCTTTTCTATCGAACATGCCCGCCTTGACGGCTCCGGCCGGATGCAGCTGCGGGTGCACATAGGTGTAATCGTCATAGGGCGCATCCGCCGTTAGCTCCAGCGAGAAATCGATGAACTCCAGCGACTGCTTCGTGAGGGCAAGATTGTGCTCATTGCGCTGCTGGACGTCCTGGAGAAGCCGAGTCAGCTCCTCTTGAAGCTCGGACAGCCGCTGCTTCTCCTCCGGCTGATTGACCGTGCGGATGAGGTCGCTGAGCTTGCCGCTGCGAAGGCGCAGCTGGAGCTTGGAAAAATGGATGTTGACCTGCATCTGCCGGCGCACCTCGAGCTCCTCGGCCCGTCTTGCCAGCTTGCGTTCCTTCATCAGGATGGCGCTGAGGGCGTCGACGTCCCCCTTCACCAGCACGGGTGTCTTGGCGGCGGCCAGCTCCAGCAGCTCGCGGTAAAGGCCGCTCTGCTGCCCGAGCGTCTCGATCAGATCCTGTACGGTCATACATCCCATCCGTTCTTCAATAGATTAGTTCAGGTAGTCCCACAGCTTGTCGGCGATCTTGCCGGCGTCGACGCGGTACGTGCCCGCGGCCACTTCGTTCTTCAGCTCTTGAATGCGCTGCTTGCGCTCGGCGCTTTCGGGCTGGCGGCTGGCTAACATGGCTTTGGCCTCCTCGGAGATCTGCACCTGGTCGGTTTTTCGGGTACGGGCGCCCTCCGAAACCCGCGCTTCGCTCTGCTTCTGGTATGTGTGGACAGGTTGAATCCTGCCGGTCTCATTGATTTTCAAGTCGGTTCACCTCGATTGGGTTGGCCTGACTGCGGCCTGGACTGCTCTGACCCTATTATCGGCCCTTCGGAAACCTTTGTTTATAGAGCAGTCGGACTATTTGTCAAGTCCTATATTTATCGATTAAACAAGAATATTGTCTCATACTCAAGTCTTATCTTTAATGCGATAGGCTTTTTGAACTGCCTGTCGGCGCTCCTCCTCTTCCTCGGCTTCCTGAAGCCGCTTCACGTCGCCTCTCAGCCGCTGGCGGCAGGAATCGCACATATGATCCTCGCGGATGAGGATGCCGCATACATCGCAGGGATAGCTGAGGCTCGGCGCATCCATGAGCGAGATGCGTCCTTCCTTGATGAACTTCGTAATCTGCCGGATCGCGACGCCCGTCTGCTCCGACAGCTCATGGATCGCGGCCCCGCGATTTTTGCGCAAGTAGTCGCAGCAGGCTTCATATTCGCGATCGATCTCCCGGATGCATGCCGGACAGACCTCGCGGAAGTTTTTGGCGAACAGCTTGCCGCAGCGCGGACAATTGTCCAGATTCATGGGACCAGCCCCTTTCCGTTTCCCGTTCTACTTGTTCTATTATCGGCGGATCCGCAGCGGTTTTCGAGATGAAGGGAAAGCGAATGTTCTTCCAGCGCAGGGAAGAGCAGGGAAACCAAAAAAAGCGCGCTTATGCGCGCGCCCAGGTCAGGCCGTACAGATCGACCGGCACATGCGAGCAGCGCTGCAGCGCAAGCGCGCAGTGGTCCATCGTGCTTCCGGTCGTATAGATGTCGTCCACGATCAGCAGCCGCAGCGGCCTGCGGCGCTCCGGATCGCGAGCGGCGAGCAAGCGGAGAATTCCAGCCGCTTCCGGCGCCGCCCCGAACAGCCCCTCCGCCGCAAGCAGGCGCTCCCGTCTCGTCTTGGCGCTCATCTTGCCGCGCTCCTCCTTGCGCTCGAGCAGCGGCCTCGACGTCACTCCCGCACGGACGGCGAGCGAGGCGGCCAGCCGCTCCGCTTGGTTGAAGCCCCGTTCCTCGAGGCGCTGCCGGCTGATTGGAACGGACGTGACGAGGTCGAACGGCTGGGCTTCGCTTCGTCCATCCCGGCCGAGCCGGTCCGACACCCTGCCGGGCAGCCGATCCGCAAGCCGCAGCTCCTCGGCAAGCGCGTGATAGGCCGGCAGCAGCATTTCGGCGAGCCACGGCTGAAGCGCCTCCTCGCCCCGGTACTTATAGCGGGCCAGCAGCTGGCGCATCTCCAGCGTATACCTGACGGCGCTGCGGCTGCGGATGAAGCCGGACGAGGTCCGGCGGCAGCAGTCGCCGCACGGATCCGGGCGGCCGCATACATGGCATTGGATGCGCGAGATCCACGGAATCATGCCACGGCATCTGCCGCAGACGCCCTCGCACCACGAGCGCGGCAGA encodes:
- a CDS encoding ComF family protein, translated to MSIQPAGSLLRAETRLLRDSGEPAAEESAELLPPWPTDPKAAPARLYPSPGPAWPSRLLRGLLELLAPARAACGLCGGGFAPGRTSLAGLPADLPRSWCEGVCGRCRGMIPWISRIQCHVCGRPDPCGDCCRRTSSGFIRSRSAVRYTLEMRQLLARYKYRGEEALQPWLAEMLLPAYHALAEELRLADRLPGRVSDRLGRDGRSEAQPFDLVTSVPISRQRLEERGFNQAERLAASLAVRAGVTSRPLLERKEERGKMSAKTRRERLLAAEGLFGAAPEAAGILRLLAARDPERRRPLRLLIVDDIYTTGSTMDHCALALQRCSHVPVDLYGLTWARA